The sequence CCTTGGTAAGCAAGCAATTGATGATGATTGCAATCAAACCGGTCAGATGTTGGCTGCTTTGCTAGGTTGGCCACAGGCAACATTTGCCTCCAAAGTCGTACTGGAAGAAGGCAAAGTGTTAGTGACGCGTGAAGTAGACGGTGGCCTGGAGACGCTTGCACTGACGTTGCCAGCGATTATCACAACGGATTTGCGTCTCAACGAGCCACGTTACGTGACGTTGCCGAACATCATGAAAGCCAAGAAAAAAACGCTGGATGTGTTTAAACCAGCTGATCTGGGTGTTGATGTCACGCCGCGATTGAAAACCTTGAAAGTGGTAGAGCCAGCCAAACGGAGTGCCGGTATCAAAGTGCCGGATGTTGCTACGTTGATTGCGAAGTTACGCAATGAAGCAAAAGTAATTTAAGACTTAATAGAGCGTATTGAAGGCGCATATTTGTTGCTATTAAAGTGATGTGGTGTGCAAGCGCCCCATTGTGCAAAATACCTTTATGCGTTTAAACAAGTGAGGATCGAACGCGATAAATCGCGAACATTGTCACCCGAAGAAAACCAGCCGGCCGCCGCACAACATTTGATGCCCTCTAATGGGTGGCGACCGTAATACCCATCATCAGGAGATACCATGACTGCTCTCGTCATTGCTGAACACGATAATGCAACCTTAAAAGGTAGCACCCTTAACACCATCACTGCGGCAGTGCAATGCGGTGGTGAAGTCCACGTACTAGTGGCAGGAAAAGACTGCGGCGCGGCGGCGCAAGCTGCGGCAAAGGCTGTTGGCGTCACTAAGGTGTTAGTCGCCGATACTGCTTATTTCGCCGATGGTTTGGCAGAGAATATCGCTGAGCAAGTGCTTGCGCTGGCAGCTAACTACAGCCACATCCTGGCACCGGCAACCGCGTACGGCAAAAATATCCTGCCACGTGTCGCGGCCTGTCTGGATGTCGGTCAGATTTCAGAAATCGTTAAGGTTGATAGTCCAGATACGTTCGAGCGTCCTATTTATGCGGGCAACGCCATTGCTACCGTCCAATCTATTGATCCGATCAAAGTGATTACGGTACGTACCACTGGTTTTGACGCAGCTGCTGACGGTGGCGCGGCCACGGTCGAAAACATCACTGCGGCTGCAGATTTTGCTAAGTCGTCGTTTGTATCGCGTGAGCTAGCTAAATCGGATCGTCCAGAACTGACGGCCGCCAAAGTGATCGTCTCCGGCGGTCGCGGTATGGGTTCGGCAGAAAACTTTAAGATATTGGAGCCTCTGGCTGACAAACTGGGCGCGGCGATGGGCGCTTCACGGGCTGCGGTCGATGCGGGTTTTGTGCCGAATGACTGGCAAGTCGGCCAGACCGGGAAAATCGTGGCACCGCAGCTCTATATTGCGGTCGGTATTTCGGGTGCGATTCAGCATCTCGCCGGGATGAAAGACTCTAAAACGATCGTTGCAATCAATAAGGATGAAGAGGCTCCGATTTTCTCGGTCGCTGATTACGGCATCGTGGGTGATCTGTTTGAGATCGTTCCGCAATTTGTGGCCGAACTTGGTTAATTGTCACCGCGACAATATATTGAGCAAAGTGTAAAGAGACTGGTCTGGGATTCAGGTAACTCATTGGGTAGCTGCAGCTTGATTGCTGCTTAGCTGCTGCTCAATTGCAACTTTATGGTACCTGGCGGTTAGACCTATTAATGAGAACGTTTGCAAAAACGCCAAGGCAGTATTACGGAAGTGGTACTGCCCATTTTTTTGGAGTACTTGATGAGTTATGT is a genomic window of Glaciimonas sp. CA11.2 containing:
- a CDS encoding electron transfer flavoprotein subunit alpha/FixB family protein, which translates into the protein MTALVIAEHDNATLKGSTLNTITAAVQCGGEVHVLVAGKDCGAAAQAAAKAVGVTKVLVADTAYFADGLAENIAEQVLALAANYSHILAPATAYGKNILPRVAACLDVGQISEIVKVDSPDTFERPIYAGNAIATVQSIDPIKVITVRTTGFDAAADGGAATVENITAAADFAKSSFVSRELAKSDRPELTAAKVIVSGGRGMGSAENFKILEPLADKLGAAMGASRAAVDAGFVPNDWQVGQTGKIVAPQLYIAVGISGAIQHLAGMKDSKTIVAINKDEEAPIFSVADYGIVGDLFEIVPQFVAELG
- a CDS encoding electron transfer flavoprotein subunit beta/FixA family protein, whose protein sequence is MKVLVPVKRVVDYNVKVRVKSDGTGVDIANVKMSMNPFDEIAVEEAMRLKEGGKVTEVIAISCGVTQCQETLRTAMAIGADRAILVESDVDLQPLAVAKLLKAIADKEQPQLIILGKQAIDDDCNQTGQMLAALLGWPQATFASKVVLEEGKVLVTREVDGGLETLALTLPAIITTDLRLNEPRYVTLPNIMKAKKKTLDVFKPADLGVDVTPRLKTLKVVEPAKRSAGIKVPDVATLIAKLRNEAKVI